CAGTGATGTCCTGAGTCGAATCATCGGTGGTGCTGCGCAGGCGCAAGCCTGTCACGCCGGTGCTGTCGCCGAGCACTTCATCGACGCCGTGATTCCAGATGATATCGACCTTGCCGGCCTGCTGCCGCGCGAACAGTTTGTCCTGCAGGATTTTCTCCGAACGCAACTTGTCACGACGATGGATCAAGGTGACCTTGGCGCAGATATTGGCCAGGTACAGTGCTTCTTCGACCGCCGTATTGCCACCGCCGATTACCGCAACGTGCTGGTCGCGGAAAAAGAAGCCATCGCAAGTGGCGCAGGCCGAAACGCCTTGGCCCTTGAACTTGTCCTCGGATGGAATGCCGAGATATTTTGCTGTGGCACCGGTGGCGATAATCAGCGCATCACAGGTATACGTGCCGCTGTCGCCGGTCAAGCGAAATGGACGTTGCGTGAGTTCGGCGGTATGGATGTGATCGAACAGGATTTCGGTATTGAAGCGCTCGGCGTGTTTTTGCATGCGCTCCATCAAGCCCGGGCCTTGCAGGCCTTCGACATCGCCCGGCCAGTTGTCCACTTCGGTGGTGGTCATCAGCTGGCCGCCTTGCTGCAGTCCGGTGATCAGGACCGGCTTGAGATTGGCGCGCGCCGCGTACACCGCTGCGGTATAGCCCGCGGGACCGGAACCGAGGATGAGAAGGCGGCTGTGCTTGGGTGTGCTCATGTATAATCCTAGAGATAATTTAATGGTGCTTGTTGCCGTACCTGATCCAGCGTCGCCGGAAACCGCATTGTCGCTCAAGCAACACGCGGATATCACCCGACGTTTCGAATTTTCCTCGTCGATGCAAGCCGCTGCGCACTATGCGGATCGGAATGCTTGCGACTGGTGAAGGAGACCGGAGAATGGGGTGGATCTTGCACCGAATCAAGACGCCACGGCGATGACGATAGATCTGGGTAACGTCGCGGCGAGGTAATGGTTAAAGAATCACCATAAGAAATTTCGCATCATCAAAAAACTATCTGGAGGCTGTATGCGTATCGGTATTCCGTCTGAAACCAAGACCCTTGAAGGGCGAGTAGCACTTGTGCCCGCGGCCTGCGCCGATCTGGTGCGACGTGGTCACGAGGTTTATTTGCAATCCGGCGCTGGCATCAAGAGCAGTTTTGCCGATGCCGAATACGAGCGCGTCGGCGTCAAGCTCGTGCCGGATGCGGCGGCGCTGTACGAAGTCGGCGAACTGATCGTCAAGGTCAAGGAACCGATCGAAGGCGATCTGAAACTGCTGCGCAAACATCATTTGTTGTTCTGTTATCTGCATCTGGCCGCCGAGCCGCACCTGACCAAAAGCCTGCTCGATATCGGTCTGACCGGCATCGCGTTTGAAAGTGTCGAAGAAGCCGATGGCTCGCTGCCGTTGCTCGCGCCGATGTCGATCATCGCCGGTCGCATTGCGGTGCAGATCGGTACGCATCTGTTGCATCAGCCGATGGGCGGCAAGGGCAAGTTGCTCGGTGGCTTACCGTCGACCGAGCGCGGGAAGGTCGTCGTGCTCGGCGCCGGTGCGGCGGGCGGCAATTCCGCAGCGCTGGCCGCGGCCGGTGGTGCGAATGTGGTGGTATTCGACAAGCGCCCGG
The sequence above is drawn from the Pseudolysobacter antarcticus genome and encodes:
- the ald gene encoding alanine dehydrogenase, producing MRIGIPSETKTLEGRVALVPAACADLVRRGHEVYLQSGAGIKSSFADAEYERVGVKLVPDAAALYEVGELIVKVKEPIEGDLKLLRKHHLLFCYLHLAAEPHLTKSLLDIGLTGIAFESVEEADGSLPLLAPMSIIAGRIAVQIGTHLLHQPMGGKGKLLGGLPSTERGKVVVLGAGAAGGNSAALAAAGGANVVVFDKRPDRLAQMMALGTNVTALYPYEEYVAREVRDADLVIGAVLIPSAKAPHVVTAAMVKSMEAGSVLADISIDQGGCFETSKPTTWKDPTYVVDGVTHFAVTNMPGAVPQTSSQAISAAILPYVQRLTRDNWRQYAPLQGGVNIAAGEIVHPALKANV
- the trxB gene encoding thioredoxin-disulfide reductase, encoding MSTPKHSRLLILGSGPAGYTAAVYAARANLKPVLITGLQQGGQLMTTTEVDNWPGDVEGLQGPGLMERMQKHAERFNTEILFDHIHTAELTQRPFRLTGDSGTYTCDALIIATGATAKYLGIPSEDKFKGQGVSACATCDGFFFRDQHVAVIGGGNTAVEEALYLANICAKVTLIHRRDKLRSEKILQDKLFARQQAGKVDIIWNHGVDEVLGDSTGVTGLRLRSTTDDSTQDITVSGMFVAIGHTPNTALFEDQLDMKSGYIQVRSGIDGGATSTNIDGVFAAGDVADSVYRQAVTSAGSGCMAALDAEKYLDKIGLVN